In Juglans microcarpa x Juglans regia isolate MS1-56 chromosome 7D, Jm3101_v1.0, whole genome shotgun sequence, the following are encoded in one genomic region:
- the LOC121238968 gene encoding eukaryotic translation initiation factor 2 subunit beta-like has translation MADDVPSDVKDEVAEIAPFDPTKKKKKKKVVIQDGADDSVENLAEQTENLSVSDGLESTFSGLKKKKKKAVETSSFNEESGDAGEDLDDHAGEDEEGEGTVLQSRYPWEGSDRDYEYEELLGRVFNILRENNPELAGDRRRTVMRPPQVLREGTKKTVFVNFMDLCKTMHRQPDHVMAFLLAELGTSGSLDGQQRLVVKGRFAPKNFEGILRRYINEYVICLGCKSPDTILSKENRLFFLRCEKCGSGRSVAPIKAGFVARVGRRTAGA, from the exons ATGGCAGACGATGTTCCCAGTGATGTAAAGGACGAAGTGGCGGAG ATTGCCCCGTTTGATCCTactaaaaagaagaagaagaagaaggttgtAATTCAGGATGGAGCTGATGATTCTGTGGAAAATTTGGCTGAGCAGACAGAAAATTTGTCGG TTTCTGATGGGCTTGAAAGTACTTTCTCTggtttgaaaaagaagaagaagaaggca GTTGAAACCAGTTCCTTCAATGAAGAGAGTGGGGATGCAGGGGAAGATTTGGAtg ATCATGCTGGCGAGGATGAAGAAGGGGAAGGAACTGTGCTACAGTCACGATATCCTTGGGAAGGAAGTGACCGTGATTATGAGTATGAAGAg CTTCTTGGTCGGGTGTTTAACATTCTTCGGGAGAATAATCCAGAGCTGGCAGGAGACAGGCGTAGGACTGTTATGAGGCCTCCCCAAGTTCTTCGTGAGGGCACAAAGAAAActgtttttgtgaattttatggATCTCTGCAAGAC gatgcATCGGCAGCCAGACCATGTGATGGCTTTCTTGCTGGCTGAACTGGGGACAAGTGGATCACTTGATGGGCAGCAAAGGCTAGTTGTGAAGGGAAGATTTGCGCCTAAGAATTTTGAAGGAATCCTGCGTCGATATATCA ATGAATATGTTATTTGCCTTGGGTGCAAAAGTCCAGACACTATACTTTCAAAGGAGAATCGTCTCTTCTTTCTCCGATGTGAAAAG tGTGGTTCTGGACGATCTGTAGCTCCAATTAAAGCCGGTTTTGTTGCTCGTGTTGGCCGTAGGACTGCAGGGGCATGA